The following proteins come from a genomic window of Neochlamydia sp. AcF84:
- a CDS encoding leucine-rich repeat domain-containing protein, which yields MHPISSASIGSLPNELLLPILEACVVPSLFSVCKRWHHLLASEVMPSLYKQIGKIHVSQGDISKQAFILDRIYKLESRLSETAKVNAIFRQIFTLARSLSPLELEFKWITEQKRYFTLANYSSYLVNISRLLLWKKLPGGEEYLSGEAIKYLPLEKKGELLIDWMEENCKNITALDLSGVGLTYLPSEIWQLSKLQELNLSQSQLTSLPAEIGQLSKLQKLNLSQNQLTALPAEIGQLFQLQGLFLIQNQLTSLPAE from the coding sequence ATGCATCCTATCTCGTCGGCCTCTATTGGAAGCTTGCCCAATGAATTGCTACTCCCTATCTTAGAGGCTTGCGTAGTTCCTTCCTTATTTAGCGTCTGTAAAAGATGGCACCATCTGCTGGCTTCTGAAGTCATGCCTTCTCTTTATAAACAAATAGGTAAAATACATGTTTCCCAAGGGGATATTAGCAAGCAGGCTTTTATCTTAGATAGGATTTATAAGCTAGAAAGTAGACTTTCTGAAACAGCAAAGGTAAATGCAATTTTTAGGCAAATCTTTACTTTAGCTAGATCTCTTTCACCTCTAGAATTAGAATTTAAATGGATAACCGAGCAAAAAAGATATTTTACTCTGGCTAATTACTCCTCTTATCTTGTTAATATTAGTCGCCTTTTACTTTGGAAAAAACTTCCTGGTGGGGAAGAATACTTGAGCGGAGAAGCAATCAAATATTTGCCTCTAGAGAAAAAAGGGGAGCTTCTTATAGATTGGATGGAAGAAAATTGTAAAAACATCACGGCTTTGGATTTATCTGGAGTAGGCTTGACTTATTTACCCTCAGAAATATGGCAGTTATCTAAGCTGCAAGAGCTTAACTTAAGCCAAAGCCAGCTCACCAGTCTTCCTGCAGAAATCGGGCAATTGTCTAAGCTGCAAAAACTTAACTTAAGCCAAAACCAGCTCACCGCTCTGCCAGCAGAAATTGGGCAACTGTTTCAGCTGCAAGGGCTTTTCTTAATCCAGAACCAACTCACCAGCCTGCCTGCAGAA